One window of Athalia rosae chromosome 2, iyAthRosa1.1, whole genome shotgun sequence genomic DNA carries:
- the LOC105689459 gene encoding UDP-glycosyltransferase UGT5-like: MASSALLILGAVGLLGFSAPLVSSLNILGIAPLPSKSHHLWHTELMKGLARKGHQIYSVGIEPTEFGDSVVRENQTRSIVLEDMISCLNKDGNFDPISWRKLSPMQTTVELYSVCNILCDYATKTNGGKEALELVRNTKIDVIVMDITMGQCFYGLREEALGNPPLVGFTPFGSPGWVKDIVGGSNWPAFKGYENYQKAPPFNLWERTWNLIYYQVDDFCRKFYYLPREKEVAEAYIGRKLEKSLEDIEREMTTLLTNTHASFDAGTFLPPNVIEIGGLHVKDTKPLPQDIKKFIDEAEHGVVVLSLGTNVQSSTLGTEKLQAIVSALGQLKERVVWKFETDTLPNLPKNVMIKKWLPQSDILAHPKIRALWSHGGLLSTQEAVWRGIPVIAMPFFMDQYRNIDMLVSKGVGLRLDYDSLSTETVLKTLKQILTDPGITTRMKKLSAAYRDRPMSPIDTAIWYIEHAVRHPDGPLSSPGRNMSWVQFHLVDVYAVLGLVFLLVAWILKLLLKTVYNLVFRRGNKVEPKLKRK; the protein is encoded by the exons ATGGCGTCGAGCGCATTGCTGATTCTCGGAGCAGTTGGACTCCTGGGATTTTCAGCGCCGTTGGTATCGTCGCTCAACATACTTGGTATCGCGCCTCTACCTTCAAAGTCGCATCATTTGTGGCATacggaattgatgaaaggaTTGGCCAGGAAAGGTCATCAAATATATTCGGTCGGCATTGAACCAACGGAATTCGGAGACAGCGTCGTCCGAGAAAATCAAACTAGGTCAATC GTCCTAGAAGACATGATATCTTGTCTGAACAAAGACGGTAATTTCGACCCTATTTCATGGCGTAAACTGAGTCCGATGCAAACTACCGTTGAGTTGTATTCCGTTTGTAACATCCTTTGCGATTACGCAACGAAAACCAATGGCGGCAAAGAGGCTCTGGAACTAGTCAGAAATACAAAGATAGACGTCATCGTGATGGATATCACTATGGGACAGTGTTTCTACGGGCTTCGGGAG gaaGCCCTTGGTAATccaccactcgttggatttacGCCATTCGGCTCTCCGGGTTGGGTGAAGGATATAGTAGGTGGTAGCAACTGGCCGGCGTTCAAAGGTTACGAAAATTATCAGAAGGCGCCTCCTTTTAATCTGTGGGAAAGGACGTGgaatttgatttattatcaAGTGGACGACTtctgtagaaaattttattatctacCGAGGGAGAAAGAAGTCGCCGAGGCGTATATCGGcagaaaattggagaaatcCTTGGAAGAcatagagagagaaatgacCACGCTGTTAACGAATACCCACGCGAGTTTCGATGCGGGAACGTTTTTACCGCCGAACGTCATCGAAATCGGTGGACTTCATGTCAAAGATACAAAACCACTGCCGCAG GATATCAAAAAGTTCATCGACGAAGCCGAACACGGAGTGGTCGTATTGTCGCTAGGAACTAACGTCCAGAGCAGTACGTTGGGAACGGAGAAATTACAGGCGATTGTTTCCGCATTAGGACAATTGAAGGAAAGAGTAGTGTGGAAATTCGAAACGGATACTTTGCCTAATCTACCTAAGAATgtcatgataaaaaaatggcTTCCCCAAAGTGACATATTGG CTCATCCAAAAATACGAGCTCTCTGGTCTCACGGCGGCCTTCTGAGTACTCAGGAGGCTGTTTGGCGTGGAATTCCCGTGATAGCAATGCCATTCTTCATGGACCAGTACCGCAACATCGACATGTTGGTCAGCAAAGGAGTCGGATTGCGCCTTGATTACGATTCGCTATCGACCGAAACCGTCCTGAAGACTCTTAAACAAATCCTCACCGATCCtgg TATTACGACCAGGATGAAGAAGCTCTCAGCGGCGTACAGAGACAGGCCCATGTCTCCGATCGACACAGCGATTTGGTACATCGAACACGCCGTTCGGCATCCCGATGGTCCGTTGAGTTCCCCGGGCAGAAATATGAGCTGGGTACAGTTCCACCTCGTCGACGTCTACGCGGTACTGGGACTTGTTTTTCTCCTGGTCGCCTGGATTTTGAAACTACTTCTGAAAACGGTGTACAACCTCGTCTTCCGGCGCGGAAACAAAGTAGAACCTAAACTGAAGCGGAAGTGA